In one Pseudomonas sp. R84 genomic region, the following are encoded:
- a CDS encoding mannose-1-phosphate guanylyltransferase, whose product MNIAQHSVEIEREVGNLGVMSWLSRHQPLPSANETWLGTILLVERIGVFPASGDIRRPLRDPYPLLAHLKKLYGEQALEMDDQDGLKVIFSDWRFRVRICCNDPAIIVNVETRCDTRLMPQKIAELLEQVDAFAQDV is encoded by the coding sequence ATGAACATTGCACAACATTCCGTAGAGATTGAACGCGAGGTGGGTAACCTCGGGGTGATGAGCTGGTTGTCGCGCCATCAGCCGTTGCCCAGCGCCAACGAAACCTGGCTGGGCACGATTCTGCTGGTGGAGCGGATTGGCGTATTTCCCGCGTCAGGCGATATTCGCCGGCCGTTGCGCGATCCGTATCCGCTGCTCGCGCATTTGAAAAAGCTGTATGGCGAGCAGGCGTTGGAAATGGATGACCAAGATGGTCTGAAGGTGATCTTCAGCGACTGGCGCTTTCGCGTGCGGATTTGCTGCAACGATCCGGCGATCATCGTTAACGTTGAGACTCGGTGCGATACGCGGCTGATGCCGCAGAAGATTGCGGAGTTGCTCGAGCAAGTCGACGCCTTCGCCCAGGACGTCTAA
- a CDS encoding acyltransferase — protein MSSKKKSLEIETLRGLACLLLVLYHVIGPLGGGLKIDIGSPFRVIADSMVYVRMPLFTFISGYIYSIYKIRGNDFSAFFSGKVRRLIVPLFCVGVPFSVLQAVGPGVNKDVGVIDALLSFWVPINHFWFLQAVFIIFMFVGLLEWRGMLRSATRLYGLFAFAAVLFLLPPFKFDAFGINGAIYLLPFFVAGMIGQENVDRLKQTFKVIGPLVLVLISLTLLYVAAIDRELIVDRRSLIGLTVGCVSCIALLSSDVRSKALTWLGGYSYAIFLFHVLFAATSRFVLGRLGVKDESLLVLGGLSFGLLGPVVLSMVFSRFNFTSVLFLGERVAKKKPVAPIVPVVQTQNS, from the coding sequence ATGTCGAGCAAGAAAAAGTCCCTGGAGATTGAAACCCTGCGTGGCCTAGCGTGCCTGTTGCTGGTGCTCTATCACGTCATCGGGCCGTTGGGCGGCGGGTTGAAAATCGACATCGGCTCACCGTTCCGGGTGATCGCCGATTCGATGGTGTACGTGCGTATGCCGCTGTTCACCTTCATCTCCGGGTACATCTATTCGATCTACAAGATTCGCGGCAATGACTTTTCCGCGTTCTTCAGCGGCAAGGTGCGCCGCTTGATCGTGCCGCTGTTTTGCGTCGGCGTGCCGTTCTCGGTGCTGCAAGCAGTGGGACCGGGGGTGAACAAGGACGTCGGGGTGATCGACGCGTTGTTGTCGTTCTGGGTGCCGATCAACCACTTCTGGTTCCTGCAGGCGGTGTTCATCATTTTCATGTTCGTCGGGCTGCTGGAGTGGCGCGGGATGCTGCGTTCGGCGACGCGGTTGTATGGGCTGTTCGCGTTTGCGGCAGTGTTGTTTTTGTTGCCGCCGTTCAAGTTCGATGCGTTCGGGATCAACGGCGCGATTTATCTGCTGCCGTTTTTCGTGGCAGGGATGATTGGCCAGGAGAATGTCGACCGGTTGAAGCAGACGTTCAAAGTGATCGGGCCGCTGGTGTTGGTGTTGATCTCGCTGACGTTGTTGTATGTCGCGGCGATTGATCGTGAGTTGATTGTTGATCGTCGCAGTCTGATTGGTTTGACCGTGGGTTGCGTGTCCTGCATCGCGCTGCTGTCGAGTGATGTACGGTCGAAGGCGCTGACCTGGTTGGGCGGTTATTCCTATGCGATTTTCCTGTTTCATGTGTTGTTCGCGGCGACGTCGCGATTTGTGCTGGGACGGTTGGGGGTGAAGGATGAGAGCTTGCTGGTGCTCGGTGGGCTGAGCTTTGGCTTGCTGGGGCCGGTGGTGTTGTCGATGGTTTTCAGTCGGTTCAATTTCACTTCGGTGCTGTTCCTCGGCGAGCGCGTGGCGAAGAAGAAACCGGTGGCGCCCATCGTCCCTGTGGTGCAGACGCAAAACAGCTAA
- a CDS encoding GDSL-type esterase/lipase family protein gives MLAVDDAQPVAASVVQVGDARERFAQWREGKAGKVLSVSVIGDSYSAGQDFYLNKLVQRVAGEVGFAGPGYVGFNHGAALGGTHFKYTRSSDKYFGGDWKVSDLGQASPDSRTVTGRPGAWLQVDASPSPRIDTAVTQAKLLYLGNGESSELRYRWSPAQDWQPLKLEGSGVQEVALTGLSAAKDWSFKLEVVKGAPTLFGLWMSNEQNGVRVSKLAASGAASADFYHKDPQWQVQWKAAVSKIPADVYLIMLGGNDQGFGVKPAQYLQNVQGLVGMLREIQPQASINLIMRQDTTRSSAYPMSAYAQVLEPWAREQHLGYANLQCAFGPDVKRYAAAMIGPDKIHPVPATGGKVIADYFYGWIMGAKDRCDTLPK, from the coding sequence ATGTTGGCAGTAGATGATGCGCAACCCGTGGCGGCCTCGGTGGTTCAGGTGGGCGACGCCCGCGAGCGATTCGCGCAGTGGCGTGAAGGCAAGGCCGGCAAGGTGTTGTCGGTCTCGGTGATCGGCGACAGCTACAGCGCCGGACAGGATTTCTACCTGAATAAGCTGGTGCAGCGCGTGGCCGGGGAGGTGGGTTTTGCCGGGCCGGGTTACGTCGGTTTCAACCACGGCGCGGCGCTGGGCGGCACGCATTTCAAATACACCCGCAGCAGTGACAAGTACTTCGGCGGCGACTGGAAGGTTTCAGACCTGGGCCAGGCGAGTCCGGACAGTCGCACGGTAACAGGCCGGCCCGGCGCATGGTTGCAAGTGGATGCCAGTCCTTCGCCGCGCATTGATACGGCGGTCACTCAGGCGAAACTGCTTTATCTGGGCAACGGTGAATCCAGCGAGCTCCGCTATCGCTGGTCTCCCGCGCAAGACTGGCAACCCCTGAAGCTTGAAGGTTCGGGCGTTCAGGAAGTCGCGCTGACAGGCCTTTCGGCAGCGAAAGACTGGTCCTTCAAACTGGAAGTGGTGAAGGGCGCGCCGACGTTGTTCGGCCTGTGGATGAGCAACGAGCAGAACGGCGTGCGGGTCTCGAAACTGGCGGCATCGGGTGCGGCCTCTGCGGACTTCTATCACAAGGATCCGCAATGGCAGGTGCAGTGGAAAGCTGCGGTGTCGAAGATCCCCGCTGATGTTTACCTGATCATGCTCGGCGGTAACGATCAAGGGTTCGGCGTCAAGCCTGCACAGTACTTGCAGAACGTTCAGGGGCTGGTGGGCATGCTGCGCGAGATTCAGCCGCAGGCGAGTATCAACCTGATCATGCGTCAGGACACCACGCGCTCCAGTGCGTATCCGATGTCGGCGTACGCGCAGGTGCTTGAGCCGTGGGCGCGGGAGCAGCATCTGGGATATGCCAATCTGCAATGCGCGTTCGGGCCCGACGTCAAACGCTACGCGGCGGCGATGATCGGCCCGGACAAGATCCATCCGGTGCCGGCCACGGGCGGGAAGGTGATTGCTGATTACTTCTACGGCTGGATCATGGGCGCCAAGGATCGTTGCGACACCCTCCCGAAATAA
- the galU gene encoding UTP--glucose-1-phosphate uridylyltransferase GalU yields MIRKCLFPAAGYGTRFLPATKAMPKEMLPIVNKPLIEYAVEEARDAGLQHMAIVTGRGKRALEDHFDISYELEHQIRGTEKEKFLAGTRELIDTCTFSYTRQVEMKGLGHAILSGRPLIGDEPFAVVLADDLCLNLEGDGVLTQMIELYKKFRCSIVAIQEVPADQTHKYGVIAGELMSDGIYRVNNMVEKPAPQDAPSNLAIIGRYILTPDIFDLIADTQPGKGGEIQITDALMKQAQNGCVLAYKFKGLRFDCGDAEGYLQATNFCYENVYLKGR; encoded by the coding sequence ATGATTCGTAAATGTTTGTTCCCCGCTGCCGGCTATGGCACGCGTTTCCTGCCGGCCACCAAAGCCATGCCGAAAGAAATGCTGCCGATCGTCAACAAGCCGTTGATCGAATACGCCGTTGAAGAAGCGCGGGACGCCGGCCTGCAACACATGGCCATCGTCACCGGTCGCGGCAAGCGTGCTCTGGAGGACCATTTCGACATCAGCTACGAACTCGAACATCAGATCCGTGGTACCGAGAAAGAGAAGTTCCTTGCCGGCACCCGCGAGCTGATCGACACCTGCACCTTCTCCTACACCCGTCAGGTGGAAATGAAAGGCTTGGGCCACGCGATTCTCAGCGGTCGTCCACTGATCGGCGACGAACCCTTCGCCGTGGTGCTGGCCGATGACCTGTGCCTGAACCTCGAAGGTGACGGCGTGCTTACCCAGATGATTGAGCTATACAAGAAATTCCGCTGCTCGATCGTCGCCATCCAGGAAGTCCCGGCCGACCAGACCCACAAGTACGGGGTGATCGCCGGCGAACTGATGTCCGACGGCATCTACCGGGTCAACAACATGGTGGAAAAACCGGCCCCGCAAGACGCGCCGTCGAACCTGGCGATCATCGGTCGCTACATCCTCACCCCGGACATCTTCGACCTGATCGCCGACACCCAACCGGGCAAGGGCGGCGAGATCCAGATCACCGACGCGCTGATGAAACAGGCGCAGAACGGTTGCGTGCTGGCCTACAAATTCAAAGGCTTGCGGTTTGACTGCGGTGACGCCGAGGGTTACTTGCAGGCGACCAATTTCTGCTACGAAAACGTTTATCTCAAGGGCCGCTGA
- a CDS encoding polysaccharide pyruvyl transferase family protein — translation MNVTILHGYSASNSGDGLLVDLAIALVQRNFGEDTAISVVASDPDSFSYLPHPRFDAPVMAAKGLGRVKQAVFLNQSYAGLADLLKKTDLIVGVGGGYMRSKSAFEHIKLKLGHAKQLETAILSKVPSVYLPQSIGPFHGESSKIVEHYASADAVFVRDNRSSAIFDACANVYRAPDLAVQSLASKILQQAKFTRCASSPATVCVVLRKPPEWSKEKKVAYVANLKVLLQRLKNKSKVVCAVQSAVRGNDDGAFYRELGITEDLLSLKATIAKYQPDLVISVRLHGAIESLLSGVPAYHISYERKGFGAYQDMGVEDWVINGGDINVDTIIDTVYAPNALSNFGKRLTDTCREIEAKTVAMDDIIKGVVR, via the coding sequence ATGAACGTAACGATTTTGCATGGCTACAGTGCCTCCAACTCCGGTGACGGCTTGCTCGTCGATCTGGCCATTGCCCTTGTGCAACGCAACTTTGGTGAAGACACCGCGATCAGTGTTGTCGCTTCCGATCCGGATTCTTTCAGCTACTTGCCGCACCCGCGTTTTGACGCGCCAGTGATGGCGGCCAAGGGTTTGGGCCGGGTCAAGCAAGCGGTGTTCCTTAATCAGTCCTACGCCGGGCTGGCGGATCTGCTGAAGAAAACCGATCTGATCGTCGGCGTCGGCGGCGGCTACATGCGCTCGAAAAGCGCTTTCGAACACATCAAGCTGAAACTCGGCCACGCCAAACAACTGGAAACCGCGATCCTCAGCAAAGTGCCGTCGGTGTACCTGCCGCAAAGCATCGGCCCGTTCCATGGCGAGAGCAGCAAGATCGTCGAACACTACGCCAGCGCCGATGCGGTGTTCGTGCGCGACAATCGCTCCTCGGCGATTTTCGATGCCTGTGCAAACGTCTACCGCGCACCGGACCTGGCAGTGCAGTCGCTGGCGAGCAAAATCCTCCAGCAAGCGAAGTTCACCCGCTGCGCGTCTTCGCCAGCCACGGTCTGCGTAGTGCTGCGCAAGCCGCCGGAGTGGAGCAAGGAAAAGAAAGTCGCTTACGTGGCCAATCTGAAAGTGCTGCTGCAGCGCCTGAAGAACAAAAGCAAAGTGGTCTGCGCCGTACAGAGCGCGGTGCGCGGCAATGATGACGGTGCTTTTTATCGCGAGCTGGGCATCACTGAAGACCTGTTGTCGCTGAAAGCGACGATTGCCAAATACCAACCGGACCTGGTGATTTCCGTGCGCTTGCACGGCGCTATCGAATCGCTGCTTTCCGGCGTGCCGGCGTACCACATCAGCTATGAACGCAAAGGCTTTGGCGCCTATCAGGACATGGGTGTCGAGGACTGGGTGATCAACGGCGGCGACATCAATGTCGACACCATCATCGACACGGTTTACGCGCCGAATGCGCTGTCGAACTTCGGCAAACGCCTGACGGATACCTGCCGTGAAATCGAAGCGAAAACCGTGGCCATGGATGACATCATCAAGGGTGTCGTTCGATGA
- a CDS encoding phosphoribosylaminoimidazole carboxylase yields the protein MIFRLLLRGGALGAKFLLVLAITHYLGYEALGFYGVVVAASLIASKFYSVGFSSEINRLISVGGSSRRVVDKVLLLYLAVGLVLSVVTVLIYSLFQTVEATAALILCVTLVLLTEHLSFEINSFVFSAQKATAGALLFFVKTGLWAVLAVGGMMLDWVSGIASVLWLWVAANVLVIIAGYLIVVNVHKGRVAGTLATATVWKAGLPFYLGTGLIALSQYAERFLIIDLEPYASLGKYVYAWSAANTLQALSYAVVAVVGIPVLAKRFQAEQQAFTVKQLFINKWVMRSLLVSAAVAVAIYVFFNVVLDYVATSVPRPDNVILGVLIFSFALRAIGDIVWGGLIASKNSRVSLASAAICLLISVPVSYVLIKHYSIYGAAWGNVFAIIVQLLVIAVLTRATAGKKGALSWA from the coding sequence ATGATATTTCGGCTGCTGCTTCGCGGCGGAGCGTTAGGCGCGAAGTTTTTGCTGGTGTTGGCGATCACCCATTACCTCGGATATGAGGCGCTGGGCTTTTACGGCGTGGTGGTCGCGGCATCGCTGATTGCGTCGAAGTTCTACAGCGTCGGTTTCAGTTCCGAGATCAATCGCTTGATCAGCGTCGGCGGCAGTTCGCGCCGCGTGGTCGACAAGGTTTTGCTGCTGTATCTGGCGGTGGGGCTGGTGCTGTCGGTGGTGACGGTGCTGATTTATTCACTGTTCCAGACAGTTGAAGCGACCGCCGCGCTGATCCTCTGTGTGACGCTGGTGTTGCTCACCGAACACCTGTCGTTCGAGATCAACTCGTTCGTGTTTTCCGCGCAGAAAGCCACGGCGGGCGCATTGCTGTTCTTCGTAAAGACCGGCCTGTGGGCGGTGTTGGCGGTGGGCGGGATGATGCTCGACTGGGTGTCGGGCATCGCCAGTGTGTTGTGGCTGTGGGTCGCCGCGAACGTGCTGGTGATCATCGCCGGTTACCTGATCGTGGTGAACGTGCACAAGGGACGAGTCGCCGGCACGTTGGCCACGGCCACGGTGTGGAAGGCCGGATTGCCGTTTTACCTCGGCACTGGATTGATCGCATTGAGTCAGTACGCCGAGCGCTTTCTGATCATCGATCTGGAACCCTACGCCAGCCTCGGTAAATACGTCTACGCGTGGTCGGCGGCGAACACTTTGCAGGCGCTGTCGTACGCCGTGGTGGCGGTAGTCGGGATTCCGGTGCTGGCCAAGCGTTTCCAAGCCGAGCAACAGGCGTTCACAGTCAAGCAACTGTTCATCAACAAGTGGGTGATGCGCTCGCTGCTGGTATCGGCGGCGGTGGCGGTGGCGATCTATGTGTTTTTCAACGTGGTGCTCGATTACGTCGCCACCAGCGTGCCGCGTCCGGACAATGTGATCCTCGGCGTACTGATTTTCTCCTTCGCCCTGCGCGCGATTGGCGACATCGTCTGGGGTGGTTTGATTGCCTCGAAAAACAGTCGAGTGTCACTGGCCAGCGCTGCCATTTGTTTGTTGATTTCGGTGCCGGTCAGCTATGTGTTGATCAAGCACTATTCGATCTACGGCGCGGCGTGGGGCAACGTCTTCGCGATCATCGTGCAACTGCTGGTGATTGCCGTGCTGACCCGCGCAACGGCCGGGAAAAAGGGCGCGTTGTCATGGGCCTGA